The proteins below are encoded in one region of Podarcis raffonei isolate rPodRaf1 chromosome 6, rPodRaf1.pri, whole genome shotgun sequence:
- the LOC128416146 gene encoding membrane cofactor protein-like isoform X3, protein MQRPSWGLVLTRLLLGLSMLLLLPQGTLETCDVDDLPKFPFSEVGFFICDHFAIYGCKEGAVRVHDKTNTTTCINGSWTPLSDPCHVMCANPVVPDGIKLSGFRDSYTYGSSITFECKIGYFLIGSYFIRCEENGSWVPEVPSCKKIYPENCGAPVMPKGSVYPLQPEYKIGDTITVYCHPNHSFFDETTKMTVKCKGYNQWDPSIQPCFSRTSPDTTELYIRNGRIIYGEKEYYNIGDEVTIQCDIGYILIGSPRINYIGGKQWLPNIPTCALSVFLKLLIAASILPVLILTLKWAYKKCSQSRLPKGEQCSI, encoded by the exons ATGCAACGGCCGTCCTGGGGGCTTGTGCTGACCCGCCTGCTCTTGGGTTTGTcgatgctgttgctgctgcctcaGGGAACGTTGG AGACCTGTGATGTTGACGATTTACCAAAATTTCCCTTTTCTGAGGTCGGTTTCTTTATATGTGACCACTTCGCAATATATGGATGCAAAGAAGGTGCTGTAAGAGTGCATGATAAAACTAACACAACTACATGTATTAACGGTTCCTGGACACCGTTGTCAGACCCCTGTCATG TTATGTGTGCCAATCCAGTAGTTCCGGATGGAATAAAATTAAGTGGATTTAGAGATTCCTATACCTATGGCAGCAGTATTACATTTGAATGTAAAATTGGATACTTCTTAATCGGCAGTTATTTTATTCGCTGTGAGGAGAACGGTTCTTGGGTCCCTGAAGTGCCATCCTGCAAAAAGA TTTATCCGGAAAATTGTGGTGCTCCAGTAATGCCCAAAGGGAGTGTGTATCCATTGCAACCTGAATACAAAATTGGAGATACCATCACAGTTTACTGCCATCCAAATCATTCTTTTTTTGATGAAACCACAAAGATGACTGTAAAATGCAAAGGCTACAATCAGTGGGATCCTTCTATACAACCATGTTTCT CTAGAACATCACCAGACACTACTGAACTCTATATCCGTAATGGAAGAATAATCTATGGGGAGAAAGAGTACTACAACATTGGAGATGAAGTTACTATTCAATGTGATATTGGCTATATTTTGATTGGATCGCCTAGGATTAATTACATCGGTGGGAAGCAATGGTTGCCTAATATTCCAACTTGTGCTCTGA GTGTTTTCCTGAAACTACTTATAGCTG caaGCATATTACCTGTATTGATCCTGACACTTAAATGGGCTTATAAGAAATGTTCACAATCAAG GCTACCAAAGGGAGAACAATGTAGCATATGA